Proteins from one Desulfonema limicola genomic window:
- a CDS encoding type I polyketide synthase: protein MKQDNITSKSGIPVAIVGMGCFFPKASGLKEYWRLLSRGQDAIDEVPETHWSPADYYDKDPKKPDHVYCKRGGFLSPVPFDPSEFGIPPTSLEATDTSQLLGLLAAKTALEDAGYGEDREFNREQVSVILGVTGTQELVIPLGARLGYPIWQRALEASGISPEKTGEVIQRISDSYVSWQESSFPGLLGNVIAGRISNRLDLGGTNCAVDAACASSMSAMYLALMEIQAGRSDMVVTGGVDCLNDIFMHMCFSKTPILSPTGDVRPFSNDADGSILGEGVGILIFKALDRAEKDGDRIYAVIKGLGTSSDGKSNSIYAPRAQGQIKALKKAYEYAGISTDTIELVEAHGTGTRVGDEVEFSAIKQFYTEQKTGTNFKKRCAIGSVKSMIGHTKAAAGAAGVIKNVLALYNKVLPPTLKINDPDPRLDIDDSPFYLNTLARPWISNEKYPRRSAVSSFGFGGSNFHMVIEEYQKEKTEVSWDGSVEIIAFSGDSRQVIQQALADMKAGLENGMSEQEISARAFNSRAEFNTKAPFRILVVLEKILDKFENPVKIISGALKILESDQHENSLNIKNIFFGGPQKPGELAFIFPGQGSQYVNMGRELVSMFPEAMEVIEKANKVCDTRISDFIYPYDVKNPQDKAEQETALRSTDIAQPAIGAVSTAMMKILNRFGIKPDAACGHSFGELTALLAGRKIDLETFFKLAFTRGRLMAEAGRKNAGTMTAVRASLDKIDSLIKSENLDVVLANRNSPDQGVLSGSVEAIERAEQVCRLNNISTKRLPVSAAFHSRLLADAQKPFADVVQDCVFKPSDTMVLSNITAEPYPDNPEKAKKLLGDQILSPVDFVNEIKNLFELGIKTFVEVGPKSVLTSLVKSILTGLNFNAVSLDFSSGKGFGISDLARLLCYLAALGHPVEIKNWETPLIKKRKQRMSIPISGANYRSEKPKPKPKPKPAPFQKAAQNRKQQALPEKQAPVRASINPGTEPDKKIVRNIEKMKTKNQTPSPPEPFYASGHTSGHASGFLIADAFKTVQEGLKSMQALQMETAETHKKFLETQSQASRTLQEMIASTRHLAEFTIGHKDHQPVSCTSGSYMPEYELPKPDTKPCEITGKQSYQPEPLSEPVKNEKQVIPDVRDFQPLPKPADNSKSVKRETVESAIIEVVSELTGYPPDMLTMDMDIEADLGIDSIKRVEILSAFEEKMPGLPPVSPEIMGTLKTLGEVVDHLMGTEISQSQSLESQKPLAQASESFQNIQGSQTLHNRSAGVDIKEIENTMLAVVSELTGYPPDMLTMDMDIEADLGIDSIKRVEILSAFEEKMPGLPPVSPEIMGTLKTLGHIVEHLVSHQAEPQEPDELVETLVLPDNPDGNIPAPDQIEKTMIEVVSSLTGYPPDMLTMDMDIEADLGIDSIKKVEILSAFEERMPKLPPVSPEIMGTLKTLGHIVEYLVSDIEIPGKPAQEQTQKEDEQIAVSVKKKVISLKKKEPGTGISVNIASDTPVFITQDNAGLGKAIADEFNKHGINSVLAFPDSMTNREDFLSMGGLIIIAGAWEDQDDRFLKQAFALARDAGRRLQECGKNKGAIFGTISSMDGAFGFKDTGFKNAYQGGLAGLAKTASIEWPSVCCHALDIAPDWVDLSSVAESVISELLHKGAVEIGLDHGQMLIPELVESSYHQGKINLCSKDVVIVTGGARGVTAAAALALAREVQPTLILIGRSPVPYPEPSWLLNLSLEGEIKKAVLENELLQHSADDNVQAVTPVQLEKAFKKIQANREISANLEKLKDAGSIVRYFSADVREPDAVKKVFEQVRREHGQIRALIHGAGTLEDRFIIDKTDEQFEKVFDTKVKGFEILIKELKDDQLNYLILFSSIAARTGNKGQADYAVANEVLNKRAVQESLARPECRVISFNWGPWDGGMVSPALKREFTRNNIQLIPIDQGAVCMISEMTGDKNDPVEVVIGSVMEAPASDPVFPPLSVSFKRELNLKDFPILRSHVLDGKPVLPFALIAEWLGYGALHENPGLFLHGLDDMRLLKGILLEEDKKLISLMSGKARRNGLFYEVDVELRNGIKSDGGMLHSKARAILADTPSFEPPAYSFPADIRMKSYSKTTEEVYNSILFHGVELQGIQEIMNCSPRGMVAKVSSAPSPDQWMTDPVRTQWISDPLVLDSAFQMAIVWCYENKGMLSLPIYSAAYRQYQGRFPSDGVTAILEVHEASNHKMKGDFIFLDSNDKMVARLTGYEAVMDKSLFKAFKR from the coding sequence TTTTGATCCTTCGGAATTTGGGATTCCGCCCACATCTCTTGAGGCAACAGATACCTCCCAGCTTCTAGGGCTGCTGGCTGCAAAAACTGCTCTTGAGGATGCAGGTTATGGGGAAGACCGGGAATTTAACAGGGAACAAGTCAGTGTAATTCTTGGGGTTACGGGAACCCAGGAACTGGTAATTCCTCTGGGAGCAAGGCTTGGGTATCCAATATGGCAGAGAGCGCTTGAAGCATCGGGCATATCTCCTGAAAAGACTGGGGAAGTAATTCAACGAATATCAGATTCTTATGTTTCCTGGCAGGAGAGTTCTTTTCCAGGGCTTTTGGGCAATGTTATTGCAGGCCGGATTTCAAACAGGCTTGATCTTGGGGGAACAAATTGTGCTGTTGATGCGGCCTGTGCCAGTTCCATGAGTGCCATGTACCTGGCTTTAATGGAGATCCAGGCCGGCAGATCAGATATGGTTGTAACTGGCGGTGTTGACTGTCTTAATGATATATTTATGCACATGTGTTTTTCCAAAACCCCCATACTTTCACCAACCGGGGATGTCCGGCCTTTTTCAAATGATGCTGACGGATCAATTCTTGGTGAAGGTGTAGGCATTCTTATCTTCAAGGCCCTGGATCGGGCTGAAAAAGACGGAGACAGGATATATGCAGTAATCAAGGGGCTTGGAACATCAAGTGACGGTAAATCAAACAGCATATATGCACCCAGAGCCCAGGGGCAGATAAAGGCTCTTAAAAAGGCTTATGAATATGCAGGGATTTCAACAGATACCATTGAGCTTGTCGAAGCACATGGAACTGGAACCCGGGTGGGAGATGAGGTTGAGTTTTCAGCAATTAAACAGTTTTATACAGAACAAAAAACAGGCACTAATTTCAAAAAACGCTGTGCAATAGGTTCTGTCAAATCCATGATAGGACATACCAAAGCTGCTGCCGGTGCAGCCGGAGTTATAAAAAATGTTTTAGCCCTGTATAATAAAGTTCTGCCTCCAACCCTTAAAATCAATGACCCTGATCCCAGGTTAGATATTGATGACAGCCCTTTTTATCTCAATACTCTGGCCCGTCCCTGGATTTCCAATGAAAAATATCCCCGCCGTTCTGCTGTAAGCTCCTTTGGTTTTGGAGGCAGTAATTTTCACATGGTGATTGAAGAATATCAAAAGGAAAAAACAGAGGTATCATGGGACGGCTCTGTTGAAATCATTGCTTTTTCAGGAGATTCCAGACAAGTTATTCAACAGGCTCTTGCAGACATGAAAGCCGGGCTTGAAAACGGGATGTCTGAACAGGAAATATCTGCCAGGGCATTTAACAGCAGGGCTGAATTTAACACTAAAGCTCCTTTTAGAATACTGGTTGTCCTGGAAAAAATTTTAGATAAGTTTGAAAATCCAGTAAAAATAATTTCAGGTGCTTTAAAAATCCTGGAATCTGACCAGCATGAAAATTCCTTGAATATTAAAAATATATTTTTCGGCGGGCCTCAAAAACCAGGAGAACTGGCTTTTATATTTCCAGGACAGGGCAGTCAGTATGTTAATATGGGCAGGGAACTGGTGTCTATGTTTCCTGAAGCAATGGAGGTGATTGAAAAAGCAAATAAAGTCTGTGATACCCGTATAAGTGATTTTATTTATCCATATGATGTAAAAAATCCTCAAGATAAAGCTGAACAGGAGACTGCTTTAAGAAGCACTGATATTGCCCAGCCTGCTATTGGTGCTGTCAGTACTGCAATGATGAAAATTCTTAACCGGTTCGGCATTAAACCTGATGCAGCCTGCGGACACAGTTTTGGAGAACTTACTGCTCTTTTGGCAGGCCGTAAAATTGACCTGGAGACCTTTTTTAAACTTGCATTTACACGAGGCAGGCTTATGGCTGAAGCCGGCAGAAAGAATGCAGGCACCATGACAGCAGTCAGGGCTTCTCTGGATAAGATTGATTCATTAATTAAATCTGAAAATCTGGATGTGGTGCTGGCAAACCGCAACAGCCCTGACCAGGGAGTTTTATCAGGTTCTGTTGAAGCCATAGAAAGAGCTGAACAGGTATGCAGGTTAAATAATATCAGCACAAAACGCCTGCCTGTATCTGCAGCATTTCACAGCAGGCTGCTTGCAGATGCTCAAAAACCTTTTGCCGATGTTGTTCAGGATTGTGTTTTTAAACCTTCAGATACAATGGTACTTTCCAATATTACAGCAGAGCCTTATCCTGATAATCCTGAAAAAGCTAAAAAACTTCTTGGAGACCAGATTTTATCTCCTGTTGATTTTGTTAATGAAATAAAAAACCTGTTTGAACTGGGAATTAAAACTTTTGTGGAAGTAGGACCGAAATCAGTCCTGACCAGCCTGGTAAAATCCATTCTCACAGGTTTGAATTTTAATGCAGTTTCCCTTGATTTTTCGTCAGGAAAAGGTTTTGGAATTTCAGATCTTGCACGCCTGCTCTGTTATCTTGCTGCACTTGGGCATCCTGTTGAAATTAAAAACTGGGAAACTCCTTTGATTAAAAAAAGAAAACAAAGAATGAGTATTCCTATTTCAGGAGCTAATTATCGTTCTGAAAAACCCAAACCTAAACCCAAACCCAAACCCGCACCTTTTCAAAAGGCTGCCCAAAATAGAAAACAACAGGCATTGCCTGAAAAACAAGCACCGGTTCGTGCTTCCATAAACCCTGGTACAGAACCGGATAAAAAGATTGTGAGAAATATTGAAAAAATGAAAACAAAAAATCAGACCCCATCACCGCCTGAACCCTTTTATGCTTCTGGTCATACTTCTGGTCATGCTTCTGGATTTTTGATAGCAGATGCTTTTAAAACAGTTCAGGAAGGCTTGAAGTCCATGCAGGCCCTTCAAATGGAGACCGCGGAAACCCATAAAAAATTCCTGGAAACCCAGAGCCAGGCAAGCCGCACACTTCAGGAAATGATTGCAAGCACCCGGCATCTTGCAGAGTTTACAATAGGGCATAAGGATCACCAGCCTGTTTCCTGTACTTCAGGTTCTTATATGCCTGAATATGAACTGCCCAAACCAGATACTAAACCCTGTGAAATCACTGGGAAACAGTCTTATCAGCCTGAACCATTGTCAGAACCTGTAAAAAATGAAAAACAGGTGATACCTGATGTCAGGGATTTTCAGCCTTTACCAAAACCTGCTGATAACTCCAAGTCTGTTAAAAGGGAAACAGTAGAGTCTGCTATCATAGAAGTGGTAAGTGAATTAACAGGCTATCCGCCTGATATGCTTACAATGGATATGGATATTGAGGCTGACCTTGGAATTGATTCCATCAAGCGTGTGGAAATTCTTTCAGCTTTTGAGGAAAAAATGCCCGGGCTTCCCCCTGTTTCTCCTGAAATCATGGGAACTTTAAAAACCCTGGGAGAGGTTGTTGATCATCTTATGGGTACGGAAATTTCCCAGTCTCAATCCTTGGAAAGTCAGAAACCCCTGGCTCAGGCTTCTGAATCTTTCCAAAATATTCAAGGTTCTCAAACCCTGCATAACCGTTCTGCTGGTGTTGATATAAAGGAAATCGAAAACACTATGCTTGCAGTAGTTAGCGAATTAACAGGCTACCCGCCTGATATGCTTACAATGGATATGGATATAGAAGCAGATTTAGGCATAGACTCTATAAAAAGAGTAGAAATTCTTTCAGCATTTGAAGAAAAAATGCCTGGACTGCCTCCTGTTTCTCCTGAAATCATGGGAACCTTGAAAACCCTGGGACATATTGTTGAACATCTTGTATCTCATCAGGCTGAACCACAAGAACCAGATGAGCTGGTGGAAACCCTGGTTTTGCCTGATAATCCTGATGGTAATATCCCGGCTCCGGATCAAATTGAAAAAACCATGATTGAGGTGGTAAGCAGTTTAACCGGCTATCCGCCTGATATGCTTACAATGGATATGGATATTGAAGCAGATTTAGGTATAGACTCTATAAAAAAAGTAGAAATTCTTTCAGCATTTGAAGAAAGAATGCCAAAGCTTCCTCCTGTTTCTCCTGAAATCATGGGAACCTTGAAAACCCTGGGACATATTGTTGAATATCTTGTAAGTGATATTGAAATTCCAGGCAAACCTGCACAGGAGCAAACACAAAAAGAAGATGAACAAATTGCAGTCAGTGTAAAAAAAAAAGTCATTTCTCTTAAAAAAAAGGAGCCAGGGACCGGGATTTCAGTAAATATAGCTTCTGATACCCCTGTTTTTATTACACAAGATAATGCAGGCCTGGGAAAAGCCATTGCTGATGAATTTAATAAACATGGTATTAATTCAGTTCTGGCTTTTCCTGATTCCATGACAAACAGGGAAGATTTTTTGTCAATGGGAGGGCTTATTATAATAGCTGGAGCATGGGAAGACCAGGATGACAGGTTTCTTAAACAGGCTTTTGCACTGGCAAGGGATGCAGGCAGAAGGCTTCAGGAATGCGGGAAAAACAAGGGAGCAATTTTTGGAACCATAAGTTCTATGGACGGAGCCTTTGGTTTTAAAGATACTGGATTTAAAAATGCTTATCAGGGCGGTCTTGCAGGCCTGGCAAAAACAGCTTCAATTGAATGGCCTTCTGTCTGCTGCCATGCTCTTGATATTGCTCCAGACTGGGTTGATCTCTCATCAGTGGCAGAATCTGTTATATCAGAGCTTTTGCATAAGGGGGCTGTGGAAATTGGTCTGGATCATGGACAAATGCTTATTCCCGAGCTTGTGGAATCTTCATACCACCAGGGCAAAATCAATCTTTGTTCCAAAGATGTGGTAATTGTAACAGGAGGAGCCAGGGGAGTAACTGCAGCCGCAGCTCTTGCACTGGCAAGGGAAGTTCAGCCAACTCTTATACTTATAGGACGTTCGCCGGTTCCGTATCCTGAACCCTCCTGGCTTTTGAATCTTAGCCTGGAAGGTGAAATAAAAAAAGCAGTCCTGGAAAATGAATTGTTACAACATTCGGCAGATGACAATGTTCAAGCTGTAACCCCTGTTCAACTGGAAAAAGCTTTTAAAAAGATCCAGGCAAACCGTGAAATTTCAGCAAACCTGGAAAAATTGAAAGATGCTGGTTCAATTGTCAGGTATTTTTCTGCTGATGTTCGTGAGCCTGATGCAGTTAAAAAGGTTTTTGAACAGGTTCGCAGGGAACACGGACAAATCAGGGCATTGATTCACGGTGCAGGAACCCTGGAAGACCGGTTTATTATAGATAAAACAGACGAGCAGTTTGAAAAGGTTTTTGATACCAAGGTTAAAGGTTTTGAGATATTAATAAAGGAATTAAAGGATGACCAGCTTAATTATCTCATACTATTTTCTTCAATAGCGGCACGCACGGGCAACAAGGGACAGGCTGACTATGCTGTGGCAAATGAAGTCCTTAACAAAAGGGCAGTTCAGGAATCCCTTGCCAGGCCTGAATGCAGGGTTATATCCTTTAACTGGGGTCCCTGGGACGGAGGCATGGTTTCTCCAGCATTGAAAAGGGAATTTACCAGAAACAATATTCAATTAATCCCCATTGACCAGGGAGCTGTGTGCATGATCTCCGAAATGACAGGGGATAAAAATGATCCTGTAGAGGTTGTAATAGGTTCTGTTATGGAAGCGCCAGCCTCTGATCCTGTTTTCCCTCCTCTTTCCGTATCTTTTAAACGGGAACTTAATCTAAAAGATTTTCCAATTTTAAGATCCCATGTTCTGGATGGAAAGCCTGTTTTGCCATTTGCTCTTATTGCTGAATGGCTGGGATATGGAGCGCTTCATGAAAACCCGGGTCTGTTTCTTCATGGACTGGATGATATGCGTTTATTAAAAGGCATACTCCTGGAAGAAGATAAAAAACTTATCAGCCTGATGTCAGGAAAAGCCAGGCGCAATGGATTATTTTATGAGGTTGATGTTGAATTGAGAAATGGAATAAAATCAGATGGCGGTATGCTGCACTCTAAAGCCAGGGCTATTTTAGCAGATACTCCGTCATTTGAACCTCCTGCATATAGTTTTCCAGCAGATATCCGTATGAAATCCTATTCTAAAACCACAGAAGAGGTCTATAACAGCATTCTTTTTCACGGGGTGGAACTCCAGGGGATACAAGAGATTATGAATTGTTCACCTCGGGGAATGGTTGCAAAAGTATCATCAGCACCATCACCAGACCAGTGGATGACTGATCCTGTAAGAACCCAGTGGATAAGCGATCCACTGGTACTTGATTCAGCATTTCAAATGGCAATTGTCTGGTGTTATGAAAACAAAGGAATGCTTTCCCTGCCCATTTACAGCGCAGCATACCGCCAGTACCAGGGCAGATTCCCTTCTGATGGTGTAACAGCTATTCTGGAGGTTCATGAAGCAAGTAATCATAAGATGAAAGGAGACTTTATCTTTCTGGATTCCAATGATAAGATGGTTGCCAGGTTAACTGGTTATGAAGCTGTTATGGATAAGTCACTTTTTAAAGCTTTTAAAAGATAA
- a CDS encoding aminotransferase class IV, protein MNIFYVDGEFVPETRAVIPVNDLVLLRGYGVFDFLRTYKRKPFYLKEHIKRLESSAKLIGLCLGFSQQEIFDIVIKTLAKNDKLQEANIRILVTGGMTIDFITPQNKPRLIVMVTPVTVFPEQLYTHGAAVVTTYDERYIPGSKSINYIPGILALNRACKQDAVESIYIDRYGRLLEGTTSNFFGFMDNKLITPGKSILHGITRQVVLNLAEKEFDIEIRDVYKEEIRLMNEFFICSSNKEIMPVVRVDDLVLSNGRPGEQTCRIMQMFKQYTCDYNQ, encoded by the coding sequence ATGAATATTTTTTATGTTGACGGTGAGTTTGTGCCTGAAACCAGGGCAGTGATTCCTGTTAATGACTTAGTATTGTTAAGAGGGTACGGGGTTTTTGATTTTTTACGCACATATAAGCGAAAACCTTTTTACCTGAAAGAACATATTAAACGCCTTGAATCTTCTGCTAAACTTATCGGTCTCTGCCTGGGATTTAGTCAACAGGAGATTTTTGATATAGTAATAAAAACCCTGGCAAAAAATGACAAGCTTCAAGAAGCCAATATCCGTATCCTGGTTACAGGAGGCATGACAATTGATTTCATAACTCCCCAGAATAAGCCCAGGCTGATTGTTATGGTAACACCTGTAACAGTTTTTCCTGAACAATTGTACACACATGGCGCTGCTGTTGTAACAACATATGATGAGCGCTATATTCCAGGTTCAAAAAGCATTAATTATATACCTGGAATACTGGCGTTAAACAGGGCATGTAAACAGGATGCTGTTGAATCAATTTACATAGACCGTTACGGCCGTCTGCTGGAAGGTACGACCTCTAATTTTTTTGGATTTATGGATAATAAACTGATAACTCCAGGTAAATCAATCCTGCACGGGATTACCAGACAGGTGGTTCTTAATCTGGCTGAAAAAGAGTTTGATATTGAAATCAGGGATGTTTATAAAGAAGAAATCCGTTTGATGAATGAGTTTTTTATATGCTCTTCCAATAAAGAGATTATGCCTGTAGTCCGTGTGGATGATCTTGTTTTAAGCAATGGCAGGCCCGGGGAGCAGACTTGTCGTATTATGCAGATGTTTAAGCAGTACACCTGTGATTATAATCAATAA
- a CDS encoding OmpA family protein produces MKIQIIKISIILMGIYIIITGMINNANAACEKAEILYEQALDQENIAQRIDLLNESLKECRNFDAFYELAMAYEADKNYKLAEEALLGAANTTENNKALAKVFARLGAIYEQMNKKTQALNCFRESYKRFPYPQILQKMKILTSLQMGEPVSADDIKKSLIGLSKGFGVEPVIDIYINFETNKAELSIKGRKQADHLGIALADPVFKNQTFILIGHTDSRGRDEYNQELSEKRADSVKTYLVSRFQLNPRQIKTQGKGESEPRFPEHTEHDYALNRRVEVRLADNKTP; encoded by the coding sequence ATGAAAATCCAAATTATTAAAATCAGTATTATTCTCATGGGCATATATATTATTATAACTGGCATGATTAATAATGCCAATGCAGCTTGTGAAAAAGCCGAAATTCTTTATGAACAGGCCCTTGACCAGGAAAATATTGCCCAAAGAATTGATCTTCTCAATGAATCTTTAAAAGAATGCAGAAATTTTGATGCTTTTTATGAACTTGCCATGGCTTATGAAGCTGATAAGAATTATAAACTGGCTGAAGAAGCTTTGCTGGGCGCTGCCAATACAACTGAAAATAATAAAGCCCTGGCAAAAGTATTTGCACGGCTGGGAGCTATATATGAACAAATGAATAAAAAAACCCAGGCGTTAAACTGCTTCAGAGAGTCTTACAAAAGGTTTCCATACCCTCAAATCCTGCAAAAAATGAAAATACTCACTTCCCTTCAGATGGGAGAACCTGTATCTGCTGACGATATAAAAAAAAGCCTGATCGGTCTTTCCAAAGGATTTGGGGTTGAACCTGTAATAGACATTTATATCAATTTTGAAACAAATAAGGCTGAATTAAGCATCAAAGGCAGAAAACAGGCAGACCATCTTGGCATTGCACTTGCTGATCCAGTATTTAAAAATCAAACATTTATACTCATCGGACACACAGACAGCAGGGGCAGGGATGAGTATAATCAAGAACTTTCAGAAAAACGGGCTGATTCAGTTAAAACATATCTTGTCAGCAGATTTCAGTTAAACCCCAGGCAAATAAAAACCCAGGGCAAAGGAGAATCAGAACCTCGTTTTCCTGAACATACAGAACACGATTACGCCTTAAACCGGAGGGTTGAGGTTAGGCTCGCAGACAATAAAACACCATGA
- a CDS encoding thiamine pyrophosphate-dependent enzyme produces MTAIDIPQNNLIQPGLMHSGHVGCPGCGATIAMKFALQALGKKTIMVIPACCWAIIAGPYPQSSLDVPILHTAFETAGAASSGLRAALDMQGDTETTVVAWAGDGGTFDIGFQALSGAAERNEDFIYVCYDNEAYMNTGVQRSSSTPMGTRTTTTPGQGWKQTRKKNIVETLAAHRIPYAATANIAFPDDMIRKFKKAKDMKGGTRFIHVYAACPTGWRIPSEMCIKVSRLAVESNFFPLYEVENGIKYTLNYEGNKTVKDYMSIQGRFKHLTDGDYSGIQAMVDEDWGLLKKKL; encoded by the coding sequence ATGACAGCAATTGATATTCCTCAAAATAATTTAATACAGCCTGGTTTAATGCATTCGGGCCATGTTGGATGTCCTGGATGCGGTGCCACTATTGCCATGAAGTTTGCACTCCAGGCCCTTGGGAAAAAAACCATTATGGTTATCCCTGCCTGCTGCTGGGCAATTATAGCAGGCCCTTATCCCCAGAGTTCCCTTGACGTGCCAATCCTGCATACAGCCTTTGAAACAGCGGGAGCAGCCTCAAGCGGCCTGCGCGCAGCCCTGGACATGCAGGGAGATACTGAAACCACTGTTGTTGCATGGGCAGGAGACGGGGGAACCTTTGACATCGGCTTTCAGGCTCTTTCAGGAGCAGCAGAAAGAAATGAAGATTTTATCTATGTATGCTATGACAACGAGGCTTACATGAATACCGGGGTTCAGCGCAGCTCTTCAACGCCAATGGGAACCAGGACAACAACAACACCTGGGCAGGGCTGGAAACAGACCAGGAAGAAAAATATAGTAGAAACCCTTGCAGCCCACAGGATTCCATATGCAGCCACGGCAAATATAGCATTCCCAGATGACATGATCCGAAAATTTAAAAAAGCAAAGGACATGAAAGGCGGAACCCGCTTTATCCATGTTTATGCAGCCTGTCCCACAGGATGGCGCATTCCTTCTGAAATGTGCATTAAGGTTTCAAGACTCGCTGTTGAATCAAACTTTTTTCCCCTTTATGAAGTGGAAAACGGCATAAAATATACATTGAATTATGAGGGAAACAAAACTGTTAAAGATTATATGAGTATCCAGGGAAGATTTAAGCACCTGACAGATGGGGATTATTCAGGAATCCAGGCAATGGTTGATGAGGACTGGGGCTTGTTAAAAAAAAAATTGTAA
- a CDS encoding transketolase C-terminal domain-containing protein, with translation MREVLEGSHAVSEAVRLAKVQVMSAYPITPQTHIVEALSEFCAEGKMDARFICVESEHSAMAAVIGAACGGVRTFTASSSQGLALMHELLHWASAGRLPIVMAEVNRALGPGWNIWMDQTDSLAQRDTGWIQLYCEDAQEVLDTTLQAYKLAESINLPVMVVLDAFFLSHTYEPVDIPAQEAVDRFLPPLNPRIRLDTSTPFALYSMAPPAVYMEMRHDIQKAMELVPEHFDRLEHEFENIFGRRYGALDTFFCEDAEIIMVMAGTAASTCRQVVSGLRAKGEKIGLIKLKMFRPFPKKLFRKLLGNTKKVAVVDRNFSFGASGIFAQEIRAAMYNHSSRPPVFGYIAGLGGRDLTPELLEEIYYMTKNTDEPEKESIWAGLKGGFEK, from the coding sequence ATGAGAGAAGTACTGGAAGGAAGCCACGCTGTATCTGAGGCTGTCAGACTTGCAAAGGTTCAGGTTATGTCAGCATATCCCATTACCCCCCAGACCCATATTGTAGAAGCCCTGTCGGAATTCTGCGCTGAGGGTAAAATGGATGCCCGTTTTATATGTGTGGAAAGCGAGCATTCGGCAATGGCTGCTGTAATCGGTGCTGCCTGCGGAGGAGTAAGAACCTTTACAGCAAGCTCGTCTCAGGGGCTTGCACTTATGCACGAGCTTCTGCACTGGGCTTCAGCAGGCCGCCTGCCTATTGTTATGGCAGAGGTAAACCGCGCCCTTGGACCCGGCTGGAATATATGGATGGATCAGACAGACAGCCTTGCCCAAAGGGATACAGGCTGGATTCAGCTTTACTGCGAAGATGCACAGGAAGTTCTGGACACCACCCTCCAGGCATACAAACTTGCAGAAAGCATTAACCTGCCGGTAATGGTTGTGCTTGACGCTTTTTTCCTGTCCCATACATATGAGCCTGTTGACATTCCTGCCCAGGAAGCAGTTGACAGATTTCTGCCTCCACTTAATCCAAGGATCCGCCTGGATACATCAACTCCTTTTGCCTTGTACTCAATGGCTCCCCCGGCTGTTTACATGGAAATGCGCCATGATATTCAAAAGGCAATGGAACTTGTTCCTGAGCATTTTGACAGGTTAGAACATGAATTTGAAAACATTTTCGGCCGCAGATACGGGGCATTAGATACTTTCTTTTGTGAAGATGCTGAAATAATAATGGTAATGGCAGGAACAGCAGCCAGCACCTGCCGCCAGGTTGTATCTGGTCTCAGGGCAAAGGGTGAAAAGATTGGATTAATCAAATTAAAGATGTTTCGCCCATTTCCAAAAAAACTTTTCCGAAAACTGCTTGGAAATACAAAAAAGGTTGCAGTTGTTGACAGGAACTTTTCATTTGGAGCAAGCGGGATATTTGCCCAGGAAATCCGGGCAGCCATGTACAATCATTCATCCAGACCCCCGGTATTCGGCTATATTGCAGGGCTTGGGGGCAGGGATTTAACACCTGAACTCCTGGAAGAGATTTATTATATGACAAAAAACACTGATGAACCTGAAAAAGAAAGTATATGGGCAGGCCTGAAAGGGGGGTTTGAAAAATGA